A portion of the Papilio machaon chromosome Z, ilPapMach1.1, whole genome shotgun sequence genome contains these proteins:
- the LOC123723461 gene encoding MFS-type transporter clz9-like, producing the protein MVNNYKRKTSQASWDENLMARAIKEINDKRGSVKSIELKYNIPRTTLRRHIATGSAKKKLGRYKAVFTPQQEEELLEYVFHMDNIFFGLTKEDFLHLIFQYAEANNIPNPFKNGTAGHDFYKGFIKRHPNLTLRRPEPTSIARARGFNRSQVYRFFDLLETEIEKHQIDAMRLYNMDETGIQTSSNKPPRVLTTLGKKQVGFIASTERGRTTTVICCCNAAGSFLPPLMIFARKRMAPNLLDGAPPGTQAIVSDNGWTNGTVFLDWLRFFIDTVRPTAEKKVLLIMDNHESHKYLPALEFASKCHVIFVSLAPHTTHRMQPLDLCVYGPLKTYFERSVAIFQKTYVGRIINQKYVARLFGTAYLRAATTQNAKQLFVQNHHSMLLEDDQNSHDFALPSRCRMLWYKNYN; encoded by the coding sequence atggTGAACAATTATAAGAGAAAAACCAGCCAGGCATCATGGGATGAAAATCTTATGGCACGGGCGATCAAAGAGATAAATGATAAGCGGGGATCTGTTAAGTCTATcgaacttaaatataatatcccTCGCACTACTCTAAGAAGACACATTGCGACAGGATCTGCGAAAAAGAAACTTGGCAGATATAAAGCCGTGTTTACTCCACAGCAGGAAGAAGAACTCTTAGAGTACGTATTTCATAtggataatattttctttggaCTAACAAAGGAGGACTTTTTGCATCTCATTTTCCAGTATGCTGAAGCAAACAATATTCCTAATCCTTTTAAGAATGGAACTGCCGGCCACGATTTTTACAAAGGATTTATTAAGCGTCATCCTAATTTGACCTTACGACGACCTGAACCTACGTCTATAGCCAGAGCCCGTGGATTTAACAGATCCCaagtatatagattttttgaCCTCCTTGAAACTGAAATTGAGAAGCACCAAATTGATGCTATGCGCCTCTATAATATGGATGAGACGGGTATTCAAACGTCTTCCAACAAACCACCTAGAGTTTTAACAACACTGGGTAAAAAGCAAGTGGGTTTCATTGCCAGTACTGAGCGAGGAAGAACGACCACAGTTATTTGTTGCTGTAACGCCGCGGGATCATTCCTACCACCCTTAATGATTTTTGCACGGAAAAGAATGGCACCGAACCTTCTAGATGGAGCGCCGCCTGGCACACAGGCAATTGTAAGTGATAATGGGTGGACCAATGGCACTGTTTTCTTGGACTGGCTTCGTTTCTTCATAGATACAGTCCGTCCGACGGCAGAAAAAAAAGTACTGCTTATCATGGATAATCATGAGTCGCATAAATACTTACCAGCCTTAGAATTCGCCTCCAAGTGTCATGTCATATTTGTATCACTGGCACCACACACTACACACAGGATGCAACCACTAGATCTATGTGTTTATGGGCCATTAAAGACATATTTTGAGCGTAGTGTAGCGATTTTCCAGAAAACATATGTGGGTCGTATAATCAATCAAAAATATGTCGCCAGATTGTTCGGTACTGCCTATTTGCGAGCTGCAACAACCCAGAATGCT
- the LOC106716979 gene encoding zinc finger protein 90 homolog, giving the protein MLYGPRRRQCYFQGFEGLRGFQFIPSNFEGNKETTIVDGNKRCYFNENTSYILLKVEGDDIDPNALKGYRRPGILRRTQIKQGRQTVDLRGPFTCSATLALRPDLQCQEMFFNCCEYSLHYREEHTKRRKAALRCQVCEKSLYKEFEESKPAGLQETTSTIAFSCRICGENFMSSSDQEEHNRIFHMKMKPHQCSICDKRFTQQGGLQQHMRMHTGIRPYECTFCPKAFTQKAGLDQHIRTHTKVKPFKCVICSKCFSQSVHLRQHMRTHTNIQPFECRVCGRRFKQSSHLKFHMRSHLDDGDVVIDVDTYTHTVLPQSQMDFLNIANIQEVQDGDTKYYEAKLNEPAAPTAADIRSALLLPNNLPFSV; this is encoded by the exons atgttgtatggTCCTCGTAGAAGGCAATGTTATTTTCAGGGTTTCGAAGGACTTCGCGGATTTCAATTTATACCAAGTAACTTTGAAGGTAACAAGGAAACAACGATCGTCGATGGAAACAAGAGgtgttattttaatgaaaatacaaGTTACATACTATTAAAAGTTGAAGGGGACGACATAGATCCGAACGCATTGAAAGGATACCGCCGCCCCGGTATACTAAGACGCACACAAATTAAGCAAGGGAGACAGACTGTTGATTTaag agGTCCTTTTACTTGCTCTGCGACATTGGCCTTGCGACCAGATCTTCAATGTCAGGAGATGTTTTTCAACTGTTGCGAATACTCTCTTCACTATCGCGAAGAACACACAAAGAGGCGGAAGGCGGCCTTGCGCTGCCAAGTCTGCGAGAAAAGTCTATACAAAGAGTTTGAGGAGTCAAAGCCTGCGGGTTTACAAGAAACAACATCGACTATAGCATTTTCTTGTCGTATTTGTGGGGAGAATTTTATGTCTAGTTCCGATCAAGAGGAACACAATCGTATCTTTCATATGAAAATGAAGCCGCATCAGTGCTCTATTTGCGACAAGCGATTCACGCAGCAGGGCGGGCTGCAGCAGCACATGCGCATGCACACTGGCATACGTCCCTACGAGTGCACCTTCTGTCCGAAAGCATTCACACAGAAAGCGGGCCTCGACCAGCACATCCGCACCCATACGAAAGTAAAACCGTTCAAGTGCGTCATCTGCAGCAAGTGTTTCTCGCAGTCGGTGCACCTTCGGCAGCACATGCGCACGCATACCAACATCCAACCGTTCGAGTGCCGCGTGTGCGGTCGCCGCTTCAAGCAGAGCAGCCACCTCAAGTTCCATATGCGCTCGCACCTCGACGACGGCGACGTTGTCATCGATGTGGACACTTATACGCACACCGTTCTGCCACAGAGCCAGATGGACTTTTTGAATATCGCCAACATACAGGAAGTGCAAGATGGCGACACCAAGTACTACGAGGCTAAGCTCAACGAACCGGCCGCTCCCACCGCTGCAGACATTCGCTCCGCTCTACTGCTACCTAACAACCTTCCATTCTCAGTGTAG